Part of the Gracilimonas sp. genome is shown below.
TCAGAACCTTTGACAGCAGGGACTATAACCTGCAGGGTGAATTTGAAAACGGGGAAATGTTTCGGCTGCGGTACTGGTACGCAAGCCGAAGGTTGGGAATGGATGCCGATTACCGGAAAAACACCGGAAGCATTTGGGATAAACTGGGTCGGCTGGCTATAAGCTGGAATGCCGATGAGTTATATTTTATAGACCCGGCCACGCAGAAAATCACTCAAATTCGAACCGACACCATGACCAGCTATTACAACAAATCCGGGGAGCTGACAAGCTATACGGTTCGTACCGACACCTCATTTGTTCAGTATTATGCCGACGGCCAGCCGCGCTTTAAATTTCCTTATTCCGAAGTGGGTCCGCGCAGCGGACAAGTCAGGAGATGGCACCCCAATGGCCAGGTTCAGGTAACCGGACAGTACAAGGATGGGGAGCAATCCGGGGTTTGGATTGAATATGACAGTTTGGGGAATGAGATTAAGAGGGAGAGCTACGACTAAATTTCTTCGGGAAAGAAGAGATCTCTCACATAGGTATAATTAGCCGCCATTCTTCCGATCGGATCGTACTTGGCGTAATCTACCTTGTCATTTTCCATATACACATCATCCTGAATGTGATAGCAAACCAGTTCCCCGATCACCTGATTGAAATCACCCAGCTCCATCACACGGTCTAACCTGCATTCCATACTGATAACGGCTTCTTCAACTCTCGGAGCAGTAACGAGATTGCTTTTTATTGGGGTGAGGCCTGTCTTCTCAAACTCACTGATTTCTTTAGGATAAATGGTGCTGCTTTTGTGCATGTGATTAACCAGCCGGGCCGAAACCAGGTTGATGACATAATCACCGCTGTCCTTGATGTTCGCCAGGGTATCTTTGTCGCCATCTTTCCCCACATTCGCTCCCCGGCCTATGGAGGTGATAAACATGATAGGGTTATGGGAAATCACATTGAAATAACTGTAAGGAGCTAAATTTGGAATCCCGC
Proteins encoded:
- a CDS encoding flavin reductase family protein; its protein translation is MIIEKPQFSEHQIAKLVKASVVPRPIAWISSVGKSGIPNLAPYSYFNVISHNPIMFITSIGRGANVGKDGDKDTLANIKDSGDYVINLVSARLVNHMHKSSTIYPKEISEFEKTGLTPIKSNLVTAPRVEEAVISMECRLDRVMELGDFNQVIGELVCYHIQDDVYMENDKVDYAKYDPIGRMAANYTYVRDLFFPEEI